A single Seriola aureovittata isolate HTS-2021-v1 ecotype China chromosome 19, ASM2101889v1, whole genome shotgun sequence DNA region contains:
- the kif26bb gene encoding kinesin-like protein KIF26B isoform X2: protein MSSLTGRGERFPASVTEAHWSSEVPPHCEPAGFSPSIKGRDCQAKERPTPEGAGGSRGDPLRNMCQRADAVPSYRSLPGSVGDRIRSNMFGTICRGSTSVNPGSGRSDRKVACCEKCSATLVALKKQALSLAVHHHFSCKDLSDLSAFLKDNLRVHSRSTTESRDREREQGQCAACGTNLNQLKQEAIHLALSRGQSLAKPPFEPSLSTGSLLGQSETKHGDRAPREAAMAAHQPHSRSHSPHSPQSPRTPQRTPQTLRRRGPKLPNPDMDRWLEEQQLVASKSVSNTDGVTIYSYHKAADDATLGCGDAGTVQTSSKIPHISRVVTIANTAAMSFLARAAEKLNLTSRKKGQASDPAPAHFSTCFREIIQKNPPPVPSCLLQAATRTKDSPNVGKVKVVLRVSPTLSGGQGQPPALQIDPSKKRVTIMDPVSKSQPPTTMIQGRDSRNLLKTFNFDAAYPQESSQAEVCAGVLADIIRCVLSGSDGCVLGLGCAAVGSWSSMVGSDESIQKLGLIPCAISWLYSAIERRREKTWTDLTVSVSAIELCCGEEDTLRDLLGEVVPSLGSIQDSPRARIRLQEDPIYGIQLRNHNRVKAPTAERAASLLDAAIAARRHSDFVTYLSHSSIMFFTLHVQPPRTESSTIGKGSRGPTKLTMIDVRSGMRGMIKNKPPHSELGPVVVSLLSGLKTTPSKGSKLTMLLRESLGHTNCHTAVIAEVADSLAHLQETLSTIQLASRIRRTQKRTKQSTSCSPCGRSLTKEKRGVQSLSLRAFHSTDEVDVDIHPFRLRGELDEHSSSDQSCDTVIQINSDGFIQSSAAPRLAQPEFVPIIPSLHPNKTDLDDPEFTALLQELLRIPQLQGEKKNEETAQGHTETLKADIKPRERDCLKCETFAELQERLGCIDGSELIMDVLKSSSKGPSVTSKSQPQKEAGKQADTKSSDASQTLLNQGLGCSQTSVGEKPTDGASPGDSFQREDSGLYDCEECSATSSSEELLNQTLSLNMTCRSEPPNTGTLKSRDKLPSQDFGMAAQGGSLAHQPTGIQEGPEAADWFKPDKRASPVGKSSPISPSSSCSSSHSLATSVIHGDVLPNCPMEDVKEMKATITVTVQQPLDLKGQDELVFSMVEEVTISGALNRGRTGGNIICIRDTAQSQAHAQGSASSQPIRIISNVSEESVAAGSSNTTKSSVVQPVATEDSTENPHLLPKREKKFLPSFINPMLISTEVDCDLDGGTEKESSRESGSELKRNNVKCPEDRKTLEKRSGAFASETHVKKSDRVCDSAFSQISYDPVVLEDSAFCDETAEDKMCGKRPRSADKRHPRDREHVYSTNTQRGSEGGEIICKHVGNAPRRIGVSPGYQETATASFKTGSLPRGWQNANYPESYHGCHMVDDHRDPRGVTSSTPCSPGVTLERRQGRQHSPANHSHNMSSPRKYGTEYKQKDSSASRKGAGPLFETSSVRMKHDNMSERLNSPFDDSGRLFSSKLEQLASRTNSLGRTPSDFPTLDRGSSNTSMSSKGSSKGSSEGACKGGYKGNNEGHCTLPRASRSPRKNPRSDQSPHFFSSENPVAQSAKHTHYKLSAVGKLKMATPKVRRLSAPSIKNLSLSHKGLRQSINRSASLSPDSKTVNFERTSSFLSSSPPRSFHSISRTPSQSSTCSSSKSAIQGFVNGRISDLLKERPSSPTSGGVDHITALPSPYSRVTAPRTPDHLSGHASDTTSVLSGDLPPAMGKTSLYFSNRNSMVSSGYDSMVRDSEATGSTTSNRDSVSDRSGSLLSVARSSRSSRRKGSTGTQQRRPSHDAALSLRRSASGLRSRWVERGIPEAIEIKVYEIDNVQRMQKRAGPCVLQCQAEVFGAPSAEDLRGPRQIQQPEEGAGAGQTQPHAGACPVEPRVRPVADFRGGLPGAPGGP, encoded by the exons ATGTCATCTCTGactggaagaggagagagatttCCTGCCTCGGTCACAGAAGCTCACTGG AGCTCAGAAGTGCCGCCTCACTGTGAGCCCGCCGGCTTTTCTCCAAGTATTAAAGGGAGAGACTGCCAAGCCAAAGAGCGCCCGACTCCTGAGGGTGCCGGAGGGTCCAGGGGCGACCCACTTCGGAATATGTGCCAGAGAGCAGACGCTGTCCCCTCCTACAGGTCCCTCCCTGGGTCCGTTGGAGACCGCATCAGGAGTAATATGTTTGGGACAATATGTAGAGGCTCTACGTCGGTGAATCCAGGCTCTGGGAGGTCTGATAGGAAAGTTGCGTGTTGTGAGAAGTGCTCAGCAACCCTTGTTGCTCTGAAGAAACAAGCTCTGAGTCTGGCTGTTCACCACCACTTCTCCTGCAAG GACTTGAGTGACCTGTCAGCATTTCTTAAAGACAACCTTCGTGTCCATAGTCGGTCCACCACTGAATCCagggacagagaaagggagCAGGGCCAGTGTGCGGCCTGTGGTACAAACCTGAACCAGCTCAAACAGGAGGCCATCCACCTGGCTCTGAGCAGGGGTCAGTCATTAGCTAAGCCTCCCTTTGAACCCAGCCTCAGCACAGGCTCACTGCTGGGACAAAGTGAGACAAAGCATGGGGACAGAGCTCCAAGGGAAGCTGCCATGGCTGCACATCAACCACACAGTCGAAGCCACAGTCCTCACAGCCCACAGAGCCCCAGGACGCCTCAGAGGACCCCCCAAACCCTCAGGCGGAGGGGGCCCAAGCTCCCCAACCCCGATATGGACCGCTGGctagaggagcagcagctggtcgCTTCTAAATCTGTGTCCAATACTGATGGTGTCACCATCTACTCTTACCATAAG GCTGCAGATGATGCAACCCTGGGCTGTGGTGATGCTGGGACTGTACAGACGAGCTCAAAGATCCCTCACATCTCCAGAGTGGTGACCATTGCCAATACTGCTGCCATGTCCTTTTTGGCCAG GGCTGCTGAGAAGCTCAACCTGACATCGAGGAAAAAAGGCCAGGCTTCTGATCCAGCTCCTGCGCATTTCTCCACCTGCTTCAGGGAGATCATCCAGAAAAATCCGCCGCCTGTCCCCTCCTGCCTGCTCCAAGCTGCCACCAGAACCAAAGACTCACCCAATGTTGGCAAG GTCAAAGTCGTGCTGAGGGTAAGCCCAACACTGTCAGGAGGCCAAGGCCAACCACCTGCTCTCCAGATTGACCCATCCAAGAAAAGGGTCACTATAATGGATCCAGTTAGTAAAAGCCAACCACCCACTACAATGATACAAGGCAGGGACAGCAGAAATCTCCTGAAGACATTCAACTTTGATGCTGCCTATCCTCAGGAGTCAAGCCAG GCTGAGGTGTGTGCAGGCGTCTTGGCTGACATCATCCGCTGCGTGCTCAGTGGCAGCGATGGATGTGTTCTGGGTTTgggatgtgctgctgtgg GCTCCTGGTCCAGCATGGTGGGGAGTGATGAGAGCATCCAGAAGCTCGGGCTGATTCCCTGTGCCATCTCCTGGCTGTACAGCGCCATCGAGCGACGGAGAGAGAAGACCTGGACTGATCTGACCGTGTCAGTGTCTGCCATCGAGCTCTGCTGCGGCGAGgaggacacactgagagatCTACTGGGGGAGGTCGTCCCCTCGTTAGGCAGTATCCAGGACAGCCCGAGAGCCCGAATTAGACTCCAAGAAGACCCCATCTACGGGATACAA CTACGCAACCACAACCGAGTGAAGGCCCCGACCGCCGAGCGCGCTGCTTCCCTCCTGGACGCGGCCATCGCAGCGCGTCGGCACAGTGACTTCGTTACGTACCTGTCCCACAGCTCCATCATGTTCTTCACTCTCCACGTCCAGCCCCCTCGAACGGAGAGCAGCACCATTGGCAAAG GTTCGCGTGGCCCCACCAAGTTGACCATGATAGATGTGCGTAGTGGTATGAGGGGTATGATCAAAAATAAACCTCCTCACTCTGAACTGGGCCCTGTGGTCGTGTCTCTATTGAGTGGACTTAAAACCACCCCCAGCAA GGGCAGTAAGTTGACTATGCTCCTGCGAGAGTCCTTGGGTCATACAAACTGCCACACTGCAGTGATCGCTGAAGTTGCTGATTCACTGGCACACCTTCAAGAGACCTTGTCCACCATCCAGCTGGCGTCTCGCATTCGCAGGACACAGAAAAGGACGAAG CAATCCACCTCATGCTCTCCTTGCGGGAGGAGTTTAactaaagaaaagagaggggtTCAGTCTTTGTCCCTGCGGGCGTTCCACTCCACTGATGAGGTCGATGTTGACATCCATCCTTTCCGTCTTCGTGGTGAACTGGATGAGCATTCCAGTAGCGACCAGTCGTGCGACACAGTCATCCAGATAAACTCAGATGGCTTCATCCAGTCTAGTGCAGCCCCAAGGCTGGCACAACCTGAATTTGTGCCCATCATACCTTCTTTGCATCCCAACAAGACTGACTTGGATGATCCGGAGTTTACCGCTCTCCTCCAAGAGCTTCTGAGAATTCCTCAGCtgcagggagagaagaagaacgaGGAGACTGCTCAGGGGCATACTGAAACGTTAAAAGCAGATATAAAGCCGCGAGAGAGGGATTGTcttaaatgtgaaacatttgcTGAACTTCAAGAGCGTTTGGGCTGTATCGATGGCAGTGAGTTGATCATGGATGTGCTCAAGTCGTCCTCAAAAGGCCCTTCTGTCACATCCAAATCACAACCCCAGAAAGAAGCAGGGAAGCAGGCAGACACCAAATCATCAGACGCATCACAGACGTTGCTGAATCAGGGTTTAGGCTGCAGTCAGACCTCTGTTGGAGAAAAGCCAACAGATGGTGCCTCCCCTGGAGACAGTTTCCAGAGGGAGGATTCAGGTCTGTATGACTGTGAGGAGTGCAGTGCAACTAGTTCCAGTGAAGAACTCCTCAATCAAACTCTCAGTCTGAACATGACCTGTCGCTCTGAGCCTCCCAACACAGGAACTCTTAAGTCACGTGATAAGCTTCCTTCTCAGGACTTTGGTATGGCAGCTCAGGGTGGTTCCCTCGCACATCAGCCTACAGGAATACAGGAGGGTCCGGAAGCTGCTGATTGGTTCAAACCAGACAAAAGGGCGTCACCAGTTGGCAAGAGCTCCCCCAtatctccttcttcctcctgctcatCTTCACACTCCCTGGCGACCAGTGTTATACATGGGGATGTCTTACCCAACTGCCCCATGGAGGATGTTAAGGAAATGAAGGCCACCATCACAGTGACTGTCCAACAGCCACTGGACCTAAAAGGTCAAGATGAACTTGTCTTCTCTATGGTAGAGGAGGTGACCATCAGTGGAGCGTTGAACAGAGGGAGGACGGGCGGAAACATTATTTGTATCAGAGACACCGCCCAGTCACAGGCGCATGCTCAGGGCTCTGCCAGCTCTCAACCAATCAGGATAATCAGCAATGTCAGTGAAGAATCTGTAGCTGCAGGTTCATCTAATACAACCAAGAGCTCTGTTGTTCAGCCTGTAGCAACAGAGGACAGCACTGAAAATCCCCATCTTCTAccgaaaagagaaaaaaagttcttACCTTCTTTTATTAATCCGATGCTGATTAGTACAGAAGTGGATTGTGATTTGGATGGTGgtacagaaaaagaaagttcCCGTGAGTCAGGGTCTGAGCTCAAAAGAAATAATGTCAAATGTCCAGAAGATAGGAAGACGCTCGAGAAGAGGAGTGGAGCTTTTGCCTCTGAAACACATGTCAAAAAGTCTGACAGGGTATGCGACTCAGCTTTTAGCCAAATCTCTTACGACCCAGTGGTTTTGGAAGATTCAGCTTTCTGTGATGAAACTGCGGAGGACAAAATGTGTGGAAAGAGACCAAGAAGTGCAGACAAGAGACACCCTAGAGACAGGGAACATGTTTATTCCACTAACACTCAAAGGGGCTCGGAGGGGGGAGAAATCATCTGCAAACATGTTGGGAATGCCCCCAGGAGAATTGGTGTTTCACCTGGTTACCAAGAAACCGCCACTGCTTCCTTTAAAACAGGTAGTTTGCCTAGAGGCTGGCAAAATGCCAACTACCCGGAAAGCTACCACGGCTGTCACATGGTAGACGACCACAGAGACCCAAGGGGGGTGACATCATCCACCCCATGTAGCCCAGGGGTAACTCTGGAGAGGAGGCAGGGCAGACAGCACTCCCCAGCGAACCACAGCCACAACATGTCCTCCCCTCGGAAATACGGAACGGAGTACAAACAGAAAGATAGCAGTGCTTCCAGAAAGGGAGCTGGGCCTTTGTTTGAGACCTCAAGTGTAAGAATGAAACACGATAATATGAGTGAGAGGCTGAACTCCCCCTTTGACGACAGTGGTAGGCTTTTCAGTTCCAAATTGGAGCAGCTGGCTAGCAGAACAAATTCCCTTGGGAGAACCCCAAGCGACTTCCCAACTCTGGATAGAGGCAGTAGCAACACCTCTATGAGCTCTAAGGGGAGCTCCAAGGGAAGTAGTGAAGGGGCTTGTAAGGGAGGTTATAAAGGAAATAATGAGGGACATTGTACATTACCAAGGGCCAGCAGGAGCCCCAGGAAGAATCCTCGATCTGACCAGAGTCCTCACTTCTTCTCTTCCGAAAACCCTGTAGCTCAATCTGCTAAGCATACCCATTACAAGCTCTCTGCTGTTGGGAAACTAAAGATGGCTACCCCAAAAGTCCGTCGACTGTCAGCCCCCAGCATCAAGAACCTTAGTCTCTCCCACAAAGGCCTGCGACAGTCCATCAACCGCAGTGCCAGTCTTTCCCCAGACAGTAAAACTGTTAACTTTGAGCGGacatcctccttcctctcctcttcccccccAAGATCTTTTCACTCCATCAGTCGGACTCCAAGCCAGAGCTCCACATGCTCATCATCGAAATCTGCCATCCAGGGGTTTGTCAACGGCCGGATCTCAGACCTCCTTAAGGAAAGGCCCTCCAGCCCGACCTCAGGAGGAGTGGACCACATCACCGCTCTGCCCTCGCCATACAGTCGGGTGACTGCTCCCCGCACACCTGATCACCTGAGTGGGCACGCGAGTGACACCACCAGCGTGTTGAGTGGCGATCTGCCACCTGCTATGGGGAAGACATCTCTGTACTTCTCGAACAGGAACAGTATGGTCAGCAGTGGCTATGACAGCATGGTGAGGGACAGTGAAGCCACAGGCAGCACCACCTCAAACAGAGATTCAGTCAGCGACCGGAGCGGCTCTCTCCTCAGTGTGGCTCGCAGCTCCCGGTCATCTCGGAGGAAAGGCAGCACAG GTACTCAGCAGCGTCGTCCTTCCCACGATGCAGCCCTGTCCCTGAGACGCTCGGCCAGCGGTCTGCGGTCTCGCTGGGTGGAGCGGGGAATCCCAGAGGCCATCGAGATCAAGGTCTATGAGATCGACAATGTGCAGAGGATGCAGAAAAGAGCAG ggccCTGCGTGCTTCAGTGCCAAGCTGAAGTTTTTGGAGCACCGTCAGCAGAGGATCTCAGAGGTCCGAGGCAAATACAACAACCTGAGGAGGGAGCTGGAGCAGGCCAAACACAACCTCATGCTGGAGCCTGCCCAGTGGAACCAAGAGT TCGACCTGTGGCAGACTTTCGAGGTGGACTCCCTGGAGCACCTGGAGGCCCTTGA